Genomic segment of Pochonia chlamydosporia 170 chromosome 1, whole genome shotgun sequence:
GATTCACTATTTATGACTTGCTTTTAACGTGTAAATACTGCACACACTCTGCGGCGGGATATATTATCTGCAGCCGAATATATATTGATATATCGCGGTACAAGATtgactacctacctaggtacttgcCTGCTTTGCTATGTCTTGTTCACCAAGTTCTTTGCCTCCCCGGCATATTTGCCTTGTATTTCAAAACATACGCACAATTAATACATGTCGAGTCtttccaccaccagcaccatgcTGTTGGCTACTCAAATCCAATCTTTGCAGGCACAGCCAACGTCGATGCCGGATCGTATACACAGATGCCCTTCCTAATCATTCCTCCTGTCAAAATCTTTCCTTACTTGTGCTGCAAACTGCTCATCCACAATCAACCTCATTGCCATCATAGCCATGCCCTTTGCACTCTTCATAGCAGCCTCGTGAGCCTCTGGCTTCCCTGCCGCGGCGGCAAAGATCCTACTATGCAAAGCTGCGTCATCTGGGGCGGGAATCGAGAAGCTCCCGTGGAAGGAAGGGCACTCGTGTGACACGTTGCCCATGTCGGTGGATGCCACTAGTTGTTGGTCGATCTTGGCGAGGACTTTCTCTCCAACTTGAGCCATGTCTTCGACGTATTGTTCGCAAAGAGTTGGGTTCGATATAACATGTTTGTACGTGTCGGCTCTGAGTTTTGTGTCAGAATGGTATTGTCACTTGTATGTTAGGGAACTTACACGATGTAATTGTGACTGCAACCCGTAGCGGTGGCGGCAGCATCGATACAGGCATGCACCCTCGTTTGCAGCTTTTCGCCCTGTGCCGTAGTCGGCGCCCGGACATACCAGTTCATCCTCGTGTAGTCGGGGATGACATTTGGTACCGTCCCGCCCACCTCAAAGACGCCATGGACTCGTTCCTCCGGCCGAATCTGCTGCCTCAACATGCTGACGTTGTTGTACGCACCGACAGCTGCATCTAGGGCGTTTGTCCCGTTCCAAGGCTCCCCAGCCGCATGTGCGGACTTTCCAGTAAACTCGACGCGGAATTTGTGGCTCGCAATGAGATCCAGTGCAGCTAGACCGGCGATACCGCCGATGGCGTGCTTCGGAACGGGgtgagccatgatggcagcggCAATATCCTCGGGAGGAGAAAAGGCACCGGCCTTGATGAGCCGGGCTTTgcctccgccgccttcttccgCGGGTGTTCCTAGTATTCTTAGACGGCCGTCAATGCCCAGCGTCTTCATTGCGTGTGCGGCTCCTAGGAACGCGGCGATTGACGAAGTGGCAATGAGATTGTGCCCGCAGGCGTGGCCGATGTCAGGGAGGGCATCATACTCGGCGCATATGATGACTAGACGGCCGCCGGTGCCAATGGTTGCTTCAAAGCTGGTGTCTAGGCCGTAGGTCTTACGGGCGGTGGTAAAGCCTTGCTTTTCGAGGAAGTTGGATATTGTGTCGTGGGCGAAGAATTCCTTGTATGCTAGTTCGGGGTTGGTGTGGAGGGATTGGTTGATCTTGAGAAGCTCAGGGCTTTGTTGGTCGAGGTGAGTGTTGACCACTTCTCGGATTTGTTCCCAATCTGTTGGcatggtgtttgttgatgTATCTGAAGCCTGGTGACGAGGTTTGGatgtgatgctgatggcCAGTGCTATTTTCTTATAG
This window contains:
- a CDS encoding metal-dependent amidase/aminoacylase/carboxypeptidase (similar to Colletotrichum fioriniae PJ7 XP_007601138.1), with protein sequence MPTDWEQIREVVNTHLDQQSPELLKINQSLHTNPELAYKEFFAHDTISNFLEKQGFTTARKTYGLDTSFEATIGTGGRLVIICAEYDALPDIGHACGHNLIATSSIAAFLGAAHAMKTLGIDGRLRILGTPAEEGGGGKARLIKAGAFSPPEDIAAAIMAHPVPKHAIGGIAGLAALDLIASHKFRVEFTGKSAHAAGEPWNGTNALDAAVGAYNNVSMLRQQIRPEERVHGVFEVGGTVPNVIPDYTRMNWYVRAPTTAQGEKLQTRVHACIDAAATATGCSHNYIVADTYKHVISNPTLCEQYVEDMAQVGEKVLAKIDQQLVASTDMGNVSHECPSFHGSFSIPAPDDAALHSRIFAAAAGKPEAHEAAMKSAKGMAMMAMRLIVDEQFAAQVRKDFDRRND